One segment of Thermodesulfovibrio sp. 3907-1M DNA contains the following:
- the aroE gene encoding shikimate dehydrogenase, translated as MITGKTKIIGIFGDPVEHTLSPLIHNEAFQYLGLDYCYVPFHVKKEYLKDAVFAIKALNIKGVNITVPHKEVVIQYLDEVSEEAKYIGAVNTILNNEGTLKGFNTDSQGFVLSLKDEGILIKDKKFLVLGAGGAAKAVVYGVLKEGGEVYIYNRTLSKAWATKERFNNLGLIEVVNTIDKSVTERMQVIVNATSLGLKKDDPMPLSPELLLSEHIYCDIVYPETPLMKEAEKIGCKVIGGTGMLLWQAIAAFEIWTALQAPVEIMKKTLYKVLTK; from the coding sequence ATGATTACAGGAAAAACGAAAATAATCGGGATATTTGGTGATCCCGTTGAGCATACCCTTTCTCCCTTAATTCATAATGAAGCTTTTCAATATCTCGGGCTTGACTACTGTTATGTGCCATTTCATGTAAAAAAAGAATATTTAAAAGATGCTGTTTTTGCCATCAAAGCCTTGAATATAAAGGGTGTGAATATAACAGTTCCCCACAAAGAGGTAGTAATTCAATATCTTGATGAAGTTTCAGAGGAAGCTAAATATATTGGAGCAGTCAATACGATTCTAAATAATGAAGGGACTCTGAAAGGGTTCAATACAGATTCACAGGGCTTTGTTTTATCACTTAAGGATGAAGGAATATTGATTAAAGATAAAAAATTTCTGGTGCTTGGTGCAGGAGGTGCTGCAAAAGCCGTAGTTTACGGAGTTTTAAAAGAAGGTGGGGAAGTTTATATCTACAATAGAACCCTGTCTAAAGCATGGGCAACAAAAGAAAGATTTAATAACTTAGGACTTATAGAGGTAGTAAACACCATTGACAAATCTGTTACTGAAAGAATGCAGGTAATAGTAAATGCCACTTCTCTTGGGTTAAAAAAGGACGATCCTATGCCCTTAAGTCCAGAACTATTATTATCAGAGCATATTTATTGTGATATTGTTTATCCTGAAACTCCTTTAATGAAGGAGGCGGAAAAAATTGGATGCAAAGTTATTGGAGGCACTGGAATGCTACTTTGGCAGGCTATAGCTGCCTTTGAAATATGGACCGCATTGCAGGCACCTGTTGAAATTATGAAAAAAACTCTATATAAAGTATTGACAAAATAA
- a CDS encoding glycosyltransferase family 4 protein: MSLKILHTEASPGWGGQENRILNEALGIQRLGAKVYILSQPESRLAEKAEEAGIEVFTYPMQKSYDFKAIYYTARLINKLNIDVVNTHSGKDSYIAGFAGKLSKKRALIVRTRHLALPITSTFSYKYLADIIVTVSKYVREYLISKGINPEKVFAVPTGIDIEKFNPDRVKASLREELGLSENIPLIGTISVLRKKKGHHILIEAIPNVLKKFPQAVFIFAGDGPQRKNIEDKIKQHGLSQNVIMLGHRDDIPQILKSIDIFVLPTLQEALGTSFIEAMAMGKPVIGSDVDGVREVIDDGVNGYLVPCENSLALAERIIELLNNRQKARDFGVQGRKKVENKYTIKKMCNGMLEVYLKNLKKL, translated from the coding sequence ATGTCACTTAAAATACTTCATACAGAAGCCTCACCTGGATGGGGAGGGCAGGAAAACAGGATTCTAAATGAAGCATTAGGGATACAAAGGCTTGGAGCAAAGGTTTACATTTTATCTCAGCCTGAAAGCAGGCTTGCTGAAAAAGCAGAAGAAGCAGGAATTGAGGTTTTCACCTATCCCATGCAAAAAAGTTACGATTTTAAGGCAATTTACTATACAGCAAGGCTTATCAATAAATTAAATATTGATGTTGTAAACACTCACAGCGGTAAAGATAGCTACATTGCTGGATTTGCTGGTAAACTTTCAAAAAAGCGTGCTTTAATTGTAAGAACACGGCATCTTGCATTACCCATAACTTCAACTTTTTCATATAAATATCTTGCAGACATTATCGTTACAGTAAGCAAATATGTAAGAGAGTATCTCATAAGCAAGGGTATTAATCCTGAAAAAGTCTTTGCAGTTCCGACAGGCATTGACATTGAAAAATTCAATCCAGACAGAGTAAAAGCCTCTTTAAGAGAAGAACTCGGACTTAGTGAAAACATCCCACTCATCGGGACCATATCAGTTTTAAGAAAGAAAAAGGGACATCATATTTTAATTGAGGCAATCCCAAATGTTTTAAAGAAGTTTCCTCAAGCAGTTTTTATTTTTGCTGGTGATGGTCCTCAGAGAAAAAACATTGAAGATAAAATAAAGCAGCATGGCTTATCTCAAAATGTTATCATGCTCGGACACAGGGATGACATTCCACAAATTCTTAAATCCATTGATATATTTGTCCTTCCAACGCTTCAGGAGGCACTGGGCACATCATTCATTGAAGCAATGGCAATGGGAAAGCCTGTCATAGGCTCTGATGTGGATGGCGTAAGGGAAGTAATTGATGACGGAGTAAATGGCTATCTTGTGCCTTGTGAGAATTCCTTAGCCTTAGCAGAAAGAATCATAGAGCTTCTTAATAACAGACAAAAAGCAAGGGATTTTGGAGTTCAGGGAAGGAAAAAGGTTGAAAACAAATACACAATAAAAAAAATGTGCAATGGAATGCTTGAAGTTTATCTAAAAAATTTAAAGAAGCTTTAA
- a CDS encoding glycosyltransferase family 9 protein, translating into MLNKILFIRRDNIGDLICTTPAIHAVRKHCPNAKIGILVNSYNAEVVMNNPDIDEVYIYEKAKHVPEKNKLSVWLNNSKILIKIRKEKYDMAIACGSYSPRLARYTYMTQARIRIGYSPKNVNKSLFYNMSLKEAEKPMHEVERVFNLLSPLGIDGLPDKLRVFPSTTEIQRVREFLQRRRSLANARDDRLLSATSGIPFQNGELLIAFHISSRKPENRWSAEKFISLAELILKQKNAEIMLLWSPGSEKNPYHPGDDEKAELIIKAVPQIIPYKTNHLRELIAALSLANLVVCLDGGTMHIAAALEKPIVTIWGSTDPHRWRPWGVKHTILQGSDRKAENVNVETVFDAIKQFLKEITR; encoded by the coding sequence ATGCTAAACAAAATCCTTTTCATTCGCCGGGATAATATTGGTGATCTTATATGCACAACGCCTGCAATTCATGCAGTAAGAAAGCATTGTCCTAATGCAAAAATTGGTATTCTTGTAAACAGCTATAATGCAGAGGTTGTAATGAATAATCCAGATATTGATGAAGTTTACATTTATGAAAAAGCCAAGCATGTGCCTGAAAAAAATAAGCTTTCTGTCTGGCTGAATAATTCAAAGATTCTCATAAAAATTCGCAAAGAAAAATATGATATGGCAATTGCCTGTGGTTCATACTCGCCAAGACTTGCAAGATATACATATATGACTCAAGCAAGAATAAGAATCGGATATTCACCTAAAAATGTTAATAAATCCCTGTTTTACAATATGTCTTTAAAAGAAGCTGAAAAGCCAATGCATGAAGTTGAAAGAGTTTTTAATCTACTATCACCTCTGGGAATTGATGGTTTACCTGATAAATTGAGGGTATTCCCTTCAACCACTGAGATTCAAAGAGTGCGGGAATTTTTACAAAGGAGAAGATCCCTCGCTAACGCTCGGGATGACAGACTATTATCAGCTACTTCAGGTATACCATTTCAGAATGGCGAGCTTCTAATCGCCTTCCATATAAGCAGTAGAAAGCCTGAAAATAGATGGTCTGCTGAAAAATTTATAAGCCTTGCAGAACTTATTTTGAAACAAAAAAATGCAGAAATAATGCTTTTGTGGTCCCCAGGAAGTGAAAAAAATCCTTATCATCCCGGAGACGATGAAAAGGCAGAGTTAATTATTAAAGCAGTGCCTCAAATTATTCCATACAAAACAAATCATTTAAGAGAGCTTATTGCTGCCCTGAGTCTTGCTAATCTGGTTGTCTGTCTTGATGGTGGCACAATGCACATAGCAGCAGCACTTGAAAAACCCATTGTAACAATATGGGGCTCTACAGACCCACATAGATGGAGACCGTGGGGAGTAAAGCATACTATTTTACAGGGAAGTGATAGGAAAGCTGAAAATGTTAATGTTGAGACTGTTTTTGACGCAATTAAGCAATTTCTTAAGGAGATTACCAGATAA
- a CDS encoding glycosyltransferase family 4 protein, translating to MIEVIYPVPEVFPDSRARFIQIINTCYALAKKGLNITLVTGIKSGYSMRDLYQFYDIESCETFKIINLPVLRREKAKYLKISWNGLFYLFFLKFLSNRAKKQKSLVFLRHVKLASFLLNFKRFFKIPMIFEVHEIFHLNTLNKKKQNKLKQTEIEVYKNMDALICISFKLKEFLIDNFKIDEKKISVVHDAVRNEWFETERNHENSYICYTGSLYKWKGVDVLISAMKYLQDEKLVIIGGGDRLNELKELAMEENIDNRVIFTGDIPHSLIPEYLSKAKIAVLPNLAEGPSEFSSPLKLFEYMAAGIPIVASDLPVFKEILQNNETTIFFEAGNPKSLADAIKKISDSKSLAEKLSYNAKKIAKHYTYEKRAEKILEICLKCLKC from the coding sequence ATGATTGAAGTTATATATCCTGTTCCAGAAGTATTTCCAGACAGTAGAGCAAGATTTATTCAGATAATCAATACCTGTTATGCTCTTGCCAAAAAAGGACTAAATATTACTCTGGTAACGGGAATTAAGAGTGGATATTCCATGAGAGATTTATATCAATTTTATGATATAGAGTCCTGTGAGACTTTTAAAATTATAAATCTACCTGTATTAAGAAGAGAAAAGGCGAAATATTTAAAGATTTCGTGGAATGGATTATTTTATTTATTTTTTTTGAAATTTTTATCAAATAGAGCAAAAAAGCAAAAATCCTTAGTATTTTTAAGACATGTTAAACTTGCCAGTTTTTTGCTGAATTTTAAAAGATTTTTCAAAATCCCTATGATTTTTGAGGTTCATGAAATATTTCATTTAAATACTTTAAACAAAAAAAAACAGAACAAATTAAAGCAAACTGAAATAGAGGTTTACAAAAACATGGATGCTCTAATATGCATATCTTTCAAACTTAAAGAATTCCTGATAGATAATTTTAAAATTGATGAGAAAAAAATTTCAGTGGTACACGATGCTGTTAGAAATGAATGGTTTGAAACAGAGAGAAATCATGAAAATTCCTATATATGTTATACAGGAAGTTTATATAAATGGAAAGGAGTAGATGTTTTAATTTCTGCCATGAAATATCTTCAAGATGAAAAATTAGTGATAATTGGAGGAGGGGATAGATTAAATGAATTAAAAGAGCTTGCTATGGAAGAAAACATAGATAATAGAGTAATTTTTACAGGAGATATCCCTCACTCTCTTATACCTGAATATCTTTCTAAAGCTAAAATTGCTGTGTTACCTAACTTAGCAGAAGGACCGTCAGAGTTTTCATCGCCTTTAAAATTATTTGAGTATATGGCTGCAGGAATCCCGATTGTAGCTTCTGATTTACCAGTTTTTAAAGAAATACTACAAAATAATGAAACTACTATATTTTTTGAAGCTGGGAATCCTAAATCTCTGGCGGATGCAATAAAAAAAATTTCAGATTCAAAAAGTTTAGCAGAAAAATTAAGTTACAATGCAAAAAAAATTGCTAAACATTATACATACGAAAAGAGGGCTGAGAAAATTCTTGAAATATGTCTTAAATGTCTAAAATGCTAA
- a CDS encoding O-antigen ligase family protein, with translation MNKNLQLSNKLLLLTEYGTYLLILFLFMDKGETLRAIGIYIPPLLIFVRAIFLKENPLNFKNIISILTIFLCLSGIISSIFAPDPLYSLKWFQRTYLKLFLVYLSISYVFQTQQKLEKLSRLFVFLSVLFTIFTFYDFYTKVLPNSYNYGKFVRKYIVPLEFFLPFIPFFITTQKTKLLKVIGFVILLLGIIAIILTGSRGGWISVSLSLFIWLIGYLLITKKKFIKILPIISGIIVVIVILLTVISPPYVKGNFKELLEGYTSLRKEMVWPAAIDSYYNLSLINKIFGNGLGRMTYLEDFKKWYLNKFGKEPEELYSPHNVYLSILYKQGILGISIFLLLIYFSFKYFIANLTTEQILSMKLFSLSLISVLTILLVHGIVEDTRFIQLILIIPLIGAYVNFVEKIKK, from the coding sequence ATGAATAAAAACTTACAATTATCAAATAAATTACTTTTATTAACTGAATATGGAACATATCTTTTAATACTTTTTTTATTTATGGACAAGGGAGAAACACTACGGGCAATCGGAATTTATATTCCTCCACTTCTTATTTTTGTAAGAGCTATTTTTCTAAAAGAAAATCCATTAAATTTTAAAAATATTATTTCTATTTTAACGATTTTTTTATGTTTGTCTGGAATCATTTCCTCAATTTTTGCCCCTGACCCATTATACTCTTTAAAATGGTTTCAAAGAACATATCTCAAACTTTTTTTAGTATACCTAAGTATTTCTTATGTTTTCCAAACTCAACAAAAACTTGAAAAATTGAGTAGATTATTCGTTTTTCTTAGTGTTCTATTCACAATTTTTACATTTTACGACTTTTACACCAAAGTTCTACCAAACTCCTATAATTATGGAAAATTTGTGAGAAAATATATAGTTCCATTAGAATTTTTCTTACCTTTTATTCCGTTTTTCATTACTACTCAAAAAACAAAGCTTTTGAAAGTTATAGGCTTCGTTATTTTATTATTAGGAATAATAGCAATTATTCTTACTGGAAGTAGAGGTGGTTGGATAAGTGTTAGCTTAAGCTTATTTATTTGGTTAATTGGTTACCTGCTGATTACTAAAAAGAAATTTATTAAAATTTTACCTATAATAAGTGGAATCATTGTAGTAATAGTAATTTTACTTACAGTAATATCGCCTCCTTATGTAAAGGGAAATTTTAAAGAGCTTTTGGAAGGATATACTTCTTTAAGAAAAGAAATGGTCTGGCCAGCAGCAATAGATTCATATTATAATCTTTCTCTTATTAATAAGATATTTGGCAATGGACTTGGACGAATGACATATCTTGAAGATTTCAAAAAATGGTACCTGAATAAGTTCGGTAAAGAACCTGAAGAACTTTATTCACCTCATAATGTCTATCTTTCTATTCTATATAAGCAAGGCATACTCGGTATTAGCATATTTTTATTGTTGATATATTTTTCTTTTAAATATTTCATAGCAAATTTGACAACTGAACAAATTTTATCAATGAAACTTTTTAGTCTGTCATTAATATCTGTTTTAACAATATTGCTTGTTCACGGAATAGTAGAAGATACAAGATTTATTCAATTGATATTGATAATTCCATTAATTGGAGCTTATGTTAATTTTGTGGAGAAAATAAAAAAATGA
- a CDS encoding glycosyltransferase translates to MPKKVLIFAGPVHPNPPLKGAAVETWMFETAKRLINFEPHIVSIGNPFYAERQYKDNIYFYRINFGKLYKRFFQKMTKLDPLSYPKRILKIINEVKPDIIHVHNTVKWFFPIIKELDTKIKKILHFHNEISISTPLEVDAFIGCSNYIVNIYKNNEKIKAKQFKCIYNGVDSQKFSPYWELAELRKTIRRRFKINENEFVVLFVGRISPEKGVEHFVKVAINLKEFENIKFVVVGEIAKRGDRFDYAKKIFELSRKLNNKITFTDVFPPSKIHQIYLIGDVVLIPSEFNEPFGMVALEAMATGLPVITRARGGLKEYIYHGINGFFLKEDNLLNNGAELVKTLMIDKQLHQKISKEARKTAEKFDWLYISEELEIFYNEILEK, encoded by the coding sequence ATGCCTAAAAAAGTTTTAATTTTTGCCGGACCTGTTCATCCTAATCCTCCTCTTAAAGGAGCAGCTGTGGAAACATGGATGTTTGAAACAGCAAAAAGATTGATCAATTTTGAACCTCATATTGTTTCCATAGGTAATCCATTTTATGCTGAAAGACAATATAAAGATAATATTTATTTTTACAGAATTAATTTTGGTAAACTTTATAAAAGATTTTTTCAAAAAATGACAAAACTTGATCCTTTATCATATCCAAAAAGAATACTAAAAATTATAAACGAAGTAAAGCCAGATATAATTCATGTACATAATACTGTAAAGTGGTTTTTTCCTATCATTAAAGAGTTAGACACGAAAATAAAAAAGATTTTACATTTTCATAATGAAATTTCCATAAGTACTCCCTTAGAAGTAGATGCTTTCATCGGATGCAGTAATTATATTGTCAATATTTATAAAAACAATGAAAAAATTAAAGCTAAACAGTTTAAATGTATATACAATGGAGTTGATTCTCAAAAATTCTCTCCTTATTGGGAGCTTGCTGAGTTAAGAAAAACTATCAGAAGAAGATTTAAAATTAATGAAAATGAATTTGTAGTTTTATTTGTTGGCAGAATCTCACCAGAAAAAGGAGTAGAACATTTCGTTAAAGTAGCGATCAATTTAAAGGAATTTGAAAATATTAAATTTGTTGTAGTTGGAGAAATTGCAAAAAGAGGAGATAGATTTGATTACGCCAAAAAAATATTTGAACTTTCCAGAAAGCTAAACAATAAAATAACTTTTACAGATGTTTTCCCACCATCTAAAATTCACCAAATTTATTTAATAGGCGATGTAGTACTTATACCATCTGAATTTAATGAACCATTCGGTATGGTGGCTTTAGAAGCCATGGCAACAGGACTTCCTGTTATAACAAGAGCCCGAGGAGGATTAAAAGAATATATTTATCATGGGATAAATGGATTTTTTTTAAAAGAGGATAACTTACTCAATAATGGAGCCGAACTTGTTAAAACCTTAATGATAGATAAACAACTACATCAAAAAATTAGTAAAGAAGCGAGAAAAACAGCGGAAAAATTTGATTGGCTTTATATTTCTGAAGAATTGGAAATATTTTATAACGAAATATTAGAAAAATGA
- a CDS encoding glycosyltransferase family 4 protein encodes MKILFYNVTTTIKHGGIESFCLGLAKNLAISGWDVTVCGGFPINIELPDNLNFLTFPFIPRKKFPDFGSRFRKFMERLSFAYAALPTLKKNRYDFFCIFKPYDLPVALFIKKMNKCKIIFFSGGTEFYPGYGYFVKKLDYFFSCSNFNASQIEKYCNIKPVVLPNGIDTQVFKPLQPDLEIKNSLGIKNEKVIISVCRLVGWKGIQYSIKAVNKAIKEGYNVKYLIIGEGEYRKNLERLVNSLKINNKVIFLGNKSNFELPRYYSIADIAIFPSVADETFGISIAEAMACGIPVISTTVGGIPEVIGDTGFLVPPCDKNAILDKIKLLINNENLRIELGSKGRQRVVQNFSWDIVIKKFWRHLYA; translated from the coding sequence ATGAAAATACTTTTTTATAATGTCACAACTACCATAAAACATGGAGGAATAGAAAGCTTTTGTTTAGGCTTAGCAAAAAATCTTGCAATTTCAGGATGGGATGTGACTGTTTGTGGTGGTTTCCCAATAAATATTGAACTGCCTGATAATCTAAATTTTTTAACTTTTCCTTTTATACCAAGAAAAAAATTCCCTGATTTTGGTTCAAGATTTAGAAAATTCATGGAAAGACTGTCTTTTGCTTATGCCGCATTGCCGACTTTAAAAAAGAATAGATATGATTTTTTCTGTATTTTTAAGCCCTATGATTTACCTGTCGCTTTATTTATTAAAAAGATGAATAAGTGCAAAATAATATTTTTCTCTGGAGGAACAGAGTTTTACCCAGGATATGGTTATTTTGTTAAAAAATTAGATTATTTTTTCTCCTGTAGCAATTTTAATGCTTCTCAAATAGAAAAATATTGTAATATTAAGCCTGTAGTGCTCCCAAATGGAATTGATACACAAGTTTTTAAACCTCTTCAGCCCGATTTAGAAATAAAAAATTCTCTTGGAATAAAAAATGAAAAAGTTATAATAAGTGTTTGCAGACTTGTAGGTTGGAAAGGTATTCAATACAGCATTAAAGCTGTAAATAAAGCCATTAAAGAAGGATATAATGTAAAATATTTAATAATTGGAGAAGGAGAATATAGAAAAAATCTTGAAAGATTGGTAAATAGTCTCAAAATTAATAATAAAGTTATTTTTTTAGGGAATAAAAGCAATTTTGAACTCCCAAGATATTATTCAATAGCAGATATTGCAATATTTCCGAGCGTAGCAGATGAAACATTTGGGATATCTATTGCAGAGGCTATGGCATGTGGGATTCCTGTAATATCAACAACTGTAGGAGGAATTCCCGAAGTAATAGGAGATACTGGTTTTTTAGTGCCACCTTGTGATAAAAATGCGATTTTAGATAAAATAAAACTTTTGATTAACAATGAAAATCTCAGGATTGAATTAGGTTCTAAAGGTAGACAGAGAGTAGTACAGAATTTTAGCTGGGATATAGTAATAAAAAAATTTTGGAGACATCTTTATGCCTAA
- a CDS encoding glycosyltransferase family 9 protein: protein MKIRENLLYIALKIIKKFDKRQTDLKYFNPDEVKNILVVSSTAIGDTLMATPAIRAVRERYPDAKIIAHFNVKNMELFENNPHIDGIIPYYGGWKKFFKTIREFRKHKFDVALILHGNEPQATPMAYLGGARFIVKVPIPKDFGFLLSNKTNGFDDPWKHHGIDVRLKAASFIDCQINNKEMVLLVDEEDREKIKKLLKNIKIRNGRKIVCFQVAAATKFKMWPKENFIQLGKKLIDNNKNVVILILGSKEEKKLCESIAKKIGENAISLAGKLSLRELRALIEKTHLLITNDTGTMHIAIALKTKTLSLFCPTYAWGVGPLQDFHLHKVIEKHRPCNPCITKKCKNPYCMNLIKVEEVLTSAQEMLS, encoded by the coding sequence TTGAAGATAAGGGAAAATTTGCTTTATATAGCATTAAAAATAATTAAAAAATTTGATAAAAGACAAACAGATTTAAAATATTTTAATCCCGATGAGGTTAAAAATATACTTGTTGTGTCTTCAACTGCAATTGGAGATACTCTCATGGCAACGCCTGCAATAAGAGCAGTAAGAGAAAGATATCCTGATGCAAAAATAATCGCTCATTTTAATGTGAAAAATATGGAGCTTTTTGAAAACAATCCCCATATTGATGGAATTATTCCTTATTACGGTGGATGGAAAAAATTTTTTAAAACAATCAGGGAGTTCCGTAAACACAAGTTTGATGTAGCGTTAATCCTTCACGGAAATGAACCACAGGCAACTCCAATGGCATACCTCGGCGGTGCAAGATTTATTGTAAAAGTGCCAATCCCCAAAGATTTTGGCTTTTTACTCAGTAATAAAACAAACGGATTTGATGACCCATGGAAACATCATGGAATAGATGTAAGGCTTAAGGCAGCATCTTTTATTGATTGTCAGATTAATAACAAAGAAATGGTTCTTTTAGTAGATGAAGAAGACAGAGAGAAAATTAAAAAATTACTAAAAAACATAAAAATAAGAAATGGCAGAAAAATAGTGTGTTTCCAGGTAGCGGCAGCTACCAAATTTAAAATGTGGCCAAAAGAAAATTTCATACAATTAGGTAAAAAACTTATTGATAACAATAAAAATGTTGTAATTTTGATCTTAGGCTCAAAAGAAGAAAAAAAACTCTGTGAAAGTATTGCAAAAAAAATAGGAGAAAATGCTATTTCCTTAGCAGGCAAATTATCATTGAGAGAATTGAGAGCTTTAATAGAAAAAACTCATTTATTGATAACAAATGATACAGGCACAATGCATATAGCTATTGCTCTTAAGACCAAAACATTATCTTTATTTTGTCCAACCTATGCTTGGGGAGTTGGTCCCTTACAGGACTTCCATCTTCATAAAGTAATAGAAAAACATAGACCATGTAATCCCTGCATTACAAAAAAGTGTAAAAATCCATATTGTATGAATCTTATAAAAGTAGAAGAAGTTTTAACATCTGCTCAAGAGATGTTATCATGA
- the rfaQ gene encoding putative lipopolysaccharide heptosyltransferase III: protein MYKKFLVIKLRHIGDVLLTTPVFKTLKENLPNSFIAALVNKGTEAVLEKNPYIDQIITYDREIKKLPAFKRYIDEIRFLRNIKKIGFDTTIDLTGGDRAAVISYFSGAKTRIGIKSKGFFGKKHLYTRIFEINGHKHTLLQNLEVLEKIGLKIGKPELFLNVTEDEKTLAKNLIFPRHSEPHLCHSEQMRGIPSSNKKIIHIHPTSRWLFKCWKDEYMAEVIKWLISNGHRVVLTSSADERELKKIESILSYIPSCHYEPFGYSQDGSSIINLAGKLTLRQLIAVAALCDIYFGIDTAPMHIAAALGKPVVALFGPSGAFHWGPWDNEAVENPYSQKNGIQRFGKNIVIQRNWSCIPCGQDGCGGSKISKCLFDIKPDEVIEILKTVLSGNIQ, encoded by the coding sequence GTGTATAAAAAATTTCTTGTCATAAAGCTTCGTCATATAGGAGATGTTTTACTTACAACACCTGTTTTCAAGACTTTAAAAGAAAATCTTCCGAATTCCTTTATTGCTGCACTGGTAAACAAAGGCACAGAGGCTGTTCTTGAGAAAAATCCTTACATTGACCAGATTATCACCTATGACAGGGAAATAAAAAAATTACCTGCTTTTAAAAGATATATTGATGAGATTCGATTTCTAAGGAATATAAAAAAGATTGGGTTTGATACCACCATAGACCTTACAGGAGGAGACAGAGCAGCGGTAATATCCTATTTTTCAGGAGCTAAAACAAGAATTGGCATAAAATCAAAAGGATTTTTTGGGAAAAAACATCTTTATACCAGAATTTTTGAAATAAACGGGCATAAACATACATTGCTTCAAAATCTTGAAGTTCTTGAAAAAATAGGATTAAAAATCGGAAAGCCTGAATTATTTCTCAATGTTACAGAAGATGAAAAAACTTTGGCAAAAAACCTGATTTTTCCTCGTCATTCCGAGCCTCATTTATGTCATTCCGAGCAAATGCGAGGAATCCCCTCCTCTAATAAAAAAATTATCCATATTCATCCTACATCCCGATGGCTTTTTAAATGCTGGAAGGACGAATACATGGCAGAAGTTATAAAATGGCTGATTTCCAATGGACACAGAGTTGTTCTTACTTCATCGGCAGATGAAAGGGAACTTAAAAAAATAGAGTCAATTCTTTCATATATTCCCTCCTGCCATTATGAGCCTTTCGGCTACTCTCAGGATGGTTCTTCTATAATCAATCTTGCAGGAAAACTAACACTTAGACAACTCATAGCAGTAGCAGCCCTCTGTGACATATACTTTGGCATAGACACAGCACCAATGCACATAGCAGCAGCCTTAGGGAAACCTGTTGTAGCACTTTTTGGTCCAAGTGGAGCATTCCATTGGGGTCCATGGGATAATGAAGCAGTTGAAAATCCCTATTCACAAAAAAATGGCATTCAAAGATTCGGCAAAAACATAGTAATCCAGAGAAACTGGAGTTGCATTCCCTGCGGACAGGATGGCTGCGGAGGCTCAAAAATAAGCAAATGCCTCTTTGACATAAAACCTGATGAAGTGATTGAGATTTTAAAAACAGTATTGAGTGGAAATATTCAATAA